One genomic window of Notamacropus eugenii isolate mMacEug1 chromosome 6, mMacEug1.pri_v2, whole genome shotgun sequence includes the following:
- the LOC140512536 gene encoding uncharacterized protein isoform X1 produces the protein MGKVSLVNRALVSFLLLKLGQSSLFNGVLGYMCWVLILKSHFSLKITFPRGRAKMAAWKDAHTHSSEPTTHRTSVKRNPRQILEQQRPQNSGAKEISVPEGPANLSQMVLHSTDWAQQTGSRAQPCRSRGTERSRAKQAAETESPAAAWVSPPTGILVLWGSPTPFHPSGIQVKVPERPADLSQRVFTLRTGHWDWELSAALPRLRHREEQIRAGFRDGISSGRTSPPTHRWKAPSTTG, from the exons ATGGGGAAAGTGAGCCTAGTAAACAGAGCCCTGGTATCTTTCCTACTCTTGAAACTAGGTCAAAGCAGTCTGTTCAATGGGGTGCTTGGATACATGTGTTGGGTcctaattctaaaatcacatttctctttaaaaatcacatttcccaggggcagagccaagatggcggcatggaaagacgcacatacacatagctccgaacctacaacccatagaacatctgtaaaaaggaacccacggcaaattctggagcagcagaggccacagaacagtggagcgaaggagatttctgttccagagggacctgcaaacctctcacaaatgGTCCTTCAttccacagactgggcacagcagactgggagccgagcacagccctgccgcagccgtggcaccgagaggagcagagccaagcaggctgcagagacagaatctccagcggccgcgtgggtctctccacccacag GTATTCTGGTCTTGTGGGGGTCTCCCACCCCCTTCCATCCCTCAGGCATTCAAGTCAAG gttccggagagacctgcagacctctcgcaGAGGgtcttcacgctgcggactgggcactgggactgggagctgagtgcagccctgccgcggctgcggcaccgagaggaacagatccgagcaggattcagggatgggatctccagcggccgcacaagtccccccacccacag
- the LOC140512536 gene encoding uncharacterized protein isoform X3 — MGKVSLVNRALVSFLLLKLGQSSLFNGVLGYMCWVLILKSHFSLKITFPRGRAKMAAWKDAHTHSSEPTTHRTSVKRNPRQILEQQRPQNSGAKEISVPEGPANLSQMVLHSTDWAQQTGSRAQPCRSRGTERSRAKQAAETESPAAAWVSPPTVLESANSFQVFWSCGGLPPPSIPQAFKSRWKAPSTTG, encoded by the exons ATGGGGAAAGTGAGCCTAGTAAACAGAGCCCTGGTATCTTTCCTACTCTTGAAACTAGGTCAAAGCAGTCTGTTCAATGGGGTGCTTGGATACATGTGTTGGGTcctaattctaaaatcacatttctctttaaaaatcacatttcccaggggcagagccaagatggcggcatggaaagacgcacatacacatagctccgaacctacaacccatagaacatctgtaaaaaggaacccacggcaaattctggagcagcagaggccacagaacagtggagcgaaggagatttctgttccagagggacctgcaaacctctcacaaatgGTCCTTCAttccacagactgggcacagcagactgggagccgagcacagccctgccgcagccgtggcaccgagaggagcagagccaagcaggctgcagagacagaatctccagcggccgcgtgggtctctccacccacag TGCTTGAATCTGCAAATTCATTCCAGGTATTCTGGTCTTGTGGGGGTCTCCCACCCCCTTCCATCCCTCAGGCATTCAAGTCAAG